From one Rosa rugosa chromosome 4, drRosRugo1.1, whole genome shotgun sequence genomic stretch:
- the LOC133745770 gene encoding CDT1-like protein a, chloroplastic isoform X1 — translation MDFKIATGVEKSACPSPAPVKIPAVECECPTPEKIGDPLPTNLQQGQLQRPDNYRSAADFLDHMNCSLRLLRLHKKSTTFRNISTQVEILAKRKFLYRHLAQIKFILPEAIKIDWVLVSDKETQFMKPDINISLLFDIVKGHREISDFTALRQVFASRLMSFFAMHPEASDVPEAILPEPFSKRSQIPVLKQLSTDFSMEPKPTSIETELLSEKVCPYPYISRHFSRNNVIAKTEKTQVLSSPLPLPSADGMNNQSIKSGLQKEFLVVSYDPEQDIKNWQRKESCSKSSIIDHSIHLNHPQPSFGSSIPDSPLVKLTSSANSLMIETPQPLTPRRSMRSCDAKHETLNTQKSTSCYKPAKRVLDFSDLEGDKSALDYTADESGCYNIVHQDIPKAIGKTVGDRYLTCSPARQEVERVLGCSNEDCKKTQTSSLMRLQMSTRLADMVTLIYGVLKSFNWSPITKEELVHKIIMNSLDITERKEVEEQFGLLERHVPDWIQSKLLSSGDIMYTVKKVPNLDSVLSKLKHLTVSDQKVEASEG, via the exons ATGGATTTCAAGATTGCTACTGGAGTTGAGAAATCAGCTTGTCCGTCTCCTGCTCCGGTGAAAATCCCAGCAGTTGAATGTGAATGTCCGACGCCAGAGAAGATAGGTGACCCTTTGCCCACCAATTTACAGCAGGGACAGCTCCAACGTCCGGACAA TTACAGGAGTGCAGCAGATTTCCTTGATCATATGAATTGTTCGTTAAGGTTGCTTCGTCtgcataaaaagtcaactaCGTTCCGGAATATATCTACTCAGGTGGAAATCCTGGCAAAAAG aAAGTTCTTATACAGGCATCTTGCTCAGATAAAATTTATACTTCCTGAAGCCATAAAGATAGATTGGGTTTTGGTGTCTGACAAGGAAACTCAATTCATGAAGCCGGATATAAACATCAGCTTGCTATTTGATATTGTAAAAGGTCACCGTGAGATATCTGATTTTACAGCTTTGCGCCAAGTTTTTGCTTCTAGGCTTATGAGTTTCTTTGCAATGCATCCTGAG GCTTCTGATGTTCCGGAGGCCATATTGCCAGAGCCTTTTAGCAAAAGAAGTCAGATACCTGTCCTGAAGCAATTGTCTACAGATTTTTCGATGGAACCTAAACCAACTTCAATTGAAACTGAGCTGTTGTCAGAAAAAGTCTGTCCATATCCATATATCAGTAGACACTTTTCGCGGAATAATGTTATtgctaaaacagaaaaaacccAAGTCTTATCATCTCCACTACCTCTGCCATCGGCTGATGGTATGAATAACCAAAGTATTAAAAGTGGGCTGCAGAAAGAGTTTCTTGTTGTGTCTTACGATCCTGAGCAAGACATCAAAAATTGGCAGCGGAAAGAATCATGCTCCAAATCCAGTATTATTGACCACTCAATACATCTGAATCACCCTCAGCCTTCTTTTGGTTCCAGCATACCTGATAGCCCTCTTGTGAAGCTCACCTCATCCGCCAATAGTTTGATGATAGAAACTCCTCAACCATTGACACCAAGGAGATCGATGCGCAGTTGTGATGCCAAGCATGAGACCTTGAACACCCAAAAATCAACATCTTGTTATAAGCCTGCAAAAAGAGTTCTAGACTTCTCTGACCTAGAAGGTGATAAAAGTGCATTGGACTACACTGCAGATGAGTCAGGATGCTACAATATTGTACACCAAGACATCCCTAAAGCTATAGGAAAAACTGTCGGAGATAGATACCTCACTTGTTCTCCAGCAAGGCAAGAG GTAGAACGGGTCCTTGGTTGCTCTaatgaggattgcaagaagACTCAAACAAGCTCATTGATGCGCCTGCAGATGTCTACTCGCCTAGCTGACATGGTTACTCTAATTTATGGTGTATTGAAGTCTTTTAACTGGTCTCCTATCACCAAAGAGGAGCTTGTGCACAAGATAATTATGAATAGTCTTGATATTACTGAAAGAA AAGAAGTTGAAGAACAGTTTGGGCTTCTTGAAAGGCATGTTCCAGATTGGATCCAGAGCAAGTTGCTTTCTAGTGGGGATATTATGTACAC CGTCAAGAAAGTGCCAAATTTGGACTCAGTTCTATCAAAGCTCAAGCATCTGACTGTTTCAGACCAAAAGGTGGAAGCATCTGAGGGATGA
- the LOC133745770 gene encoding CDT1-like protein a, chloroplastic isoform X2, which translates to MDFKIATGVEKSACPSPAPVKIPAVECECPTPEKIGDPLPTNLQQGQLQRPDKSAADFLDHMNCSLRLLRLHKKSTTFRNISTQVEILAKRKFLYRHLAQIKFILPEAIKIDWVLVSDKETQFMKPDINISLLFDIVKGHREISDFTALRQVFASRLMSFFAMHPEASDVPEAILPEPFSKRSQIPVLKQLSTDFSMEPKPTSIETELLSEKVCPYPYISRHFSRNNVIAKTEKTQVLSSPLPLPSADGMNNQSIKSGLQKEFLVVSYDPEQDIKNWQRKESCSKSSIIDHSIHLNHPQPSFGSSIPDSPLVKLTSSANSLMIETPQPLTPRRSMRSCDAKHETLNTQKSTSCYKPAKRVLDFSDLEGDKSALDYTADESGCYNIVHQDIPKAIGKTVGDRYLTCSPARQEVERVLGCSNEDCKKTQTSSLMRLQMSTRLADMVTLIYGVLKSFNWSPITKEELVHKIIMNSLDITERKEVEEQFGLLERHVPDWIQSKLLSSGDIMYTVKKVPNLDSVLSKLKHLTVSDQKVEASEG; encoded by the exons ATGGATTTCAAGATTGCTACTGGAGTTGAGAAATCAGCTTGTCCGTCTCCTGCTCCGGTGAAAATCCCAGCAGTTGAATGTGAATGTCCGACGCCAGAGAAGATAGGTGACCCTTTGCCCACCAATTTACAGCAGGGACAGCTCCAACGTCCGGACAA GAGTGCAGCAGATTTCCTTGATCATATGAATTGTTCGTTAAGGTTGCTTCGTCtgcataaaaagtcaactaCGTTCCGGAATATATCTACTCAGGTGGAAATCCTGGCAAAAAG aAAGTTCTTATACAGGCATCTTGCTCAGATAAAATTTATACTTCCTGAAGCCATAAAGATAGATTGGGTTTTGGTGTCTGACAAGGAAACTCAATTCATGAAGCCGGATATAAACATCAGCTTGCTATTTGATATTGTAAAAGGTCACCGTGAGATATCTGATTTTACAGCTTTGCGCCAAGTTTTTGCTTCTAGGCTTATGAGTTTCTTTGCAATGCATCCTGAG GCTTCTGATGTTCCGGAGGCCATATTGCCAGAGCCTTTTAGCAAAAGAAGTCAGATACCTGTCCTGAAGCAATTGTCTACAGATTTTTCGATGGAACCTAAACCAACTTCAATTGAAACTGAGCTGTTGTCAGAAAAAGTCTGTCCATATCCATATATCAGTAGACACTTTTCGCGGAATAATGTTATtgctaaaacagaaaaaacccAAGTCTTATCATCTCCACTACCTCTGCCATCGGCTGATGGTATGAATAACCAAAGTATTAAAAGTGGGCTGCAGAAAGAGTTTCTTGTTGTGTCTTACGATCCTGAGCAAGACATCAAAAATTGGCAGCGGAAAGAATCATGCTCCAAATCCAGTATTATTGACCACTCAATACATCTGAATCACCCTCAGCCTTCTTTTGGTTCCAGCATACCTGATAGCCCTCTTGTGAAGCTCACCTCATCCGCCAATAGTTTGATGATAGAAACTCCTCAACCATTGACACCAAGGAGATCGATGCGCAGTTGTGATGCCAAGCATGAGACCTTGAACACCCAAAAATCAACATCTTGTTATAAGCCTGCAAAAAGAGTTCTAGACTTCTCTGACCTAGAAGGTGATAAAAGTGCATTGGACTACACTGCAGATGAGTCAGGATGCTACAATATTGTACACCAAGACATCCCTAAAGCTATAGGAAAAACTGTCGGAGATAGATACCTCACTTGTTCTCCAGCAAGGCAAGAG GTAGAACGGGTCCTTGGTTGCTCTaatgaggattgcaagaagACTCAAACAAGCTCATTGATGCGCCTGCAGATGTCTACTCGCCTAGCTGACATGGTTACTCTAATTTATGGTGTATTGAAGTCTTTTAACTGGTCTCCTATCACCAAAGAGGAGCTTGTGCACAAGATAATTATGAATAGTCTTGATATTACTGAAAGAA AAGAAGTTGAAGAACAGTTTGGGCTTCTTGAAAGGCATGTTCCAGATTGGATCCAGAGCAAGTTGCTTTCTAGTGGGGATATTATGTACAC CGTCAAGAAAGTGCCAAATTTGGACTCAGTTCTATCAAAGCTCAAGCATCTGACTGTTTCAGACCAAAAGGTGGAAGCATCTGAGGGATGA